A DNA window from Streptomyces sp. B21-083 contains the following coding sequences:
- a CDS encoding acyl-CoA dehydrogenase family protein, translated as MRRTVFNEDHEAFRETIRAFIEAEVVPVYDEWFAAGQAPRDFYYKLAELGVFGIRVDEEYGGAGIDSYKFEAILYEETARAGVSFGGSGVHVLLGLPYVKLLANDEQKKRYLPKFVSGEEMWAIAMTEPGTGSDLAGMKTTAKLSEDGTHYVLNGSKTFITGGVHADQMIVCARTDAPSSEDRRHGISLLVVDTKSEGYSIGRKLDKLGLKTSDTAELAFVDVKVPVENLLGEENKGFSYLGHNLASERWGIAYGAYAQAKAAVRFAQQYVQERVVFGKPVAHFQNTKFELAACKAEVDAAEAVADRATEALDAGELTPAEAASAKLFCTEVAHRVIDRCLQLHGGYGFMNEYPIARLYADNRVNRIYGGTSEIMKSIIAKDMGL; from the coding sequence GTGCGCCGTACTGTGTTCAACGAGGACCACGAGGCGTTCCGGGAGACCATTCGCGCCTTCATCGAGGCCGAGGTCGTTCCCGTCTACGACGAGTGGTTCGCCGCCGGCCAGGCGCCGCGTGACTTCTACTACAAGCTCGCCGAGCTGGGCGTCTTCGGCATCCGCGTCGACGAGGAGTACGGCGGCGCCGGCATCGACTCGTACAAGTTCGAGGCCATCCTGTACGAGGAGACCGCGCGCGCGGGTGTGTCCTTCGGTGGCTCCGGTGTGCACGTGCTGCTCGGTCTGCCGTACGTCAAACTGCTCGCCAACGACGAGCAGAAGAAGCGCTACCTGCCGAAGTTTGTCTCCGGTGAGGAGATGTGGGCGATCGCGATGACCGAGCCGGGCACCGGCTCCGACCTCGCGGGCATGAAGACCACCGCCAAGCTGAGCGAGGACGGCACGCACTACGTCCTCAACGGCTCCAAGACCTTCATCACCGGTGGCGTCCACGCCGACCAGATGATCGTCTGCGCCCGCACCGACGCGCCCAGCAGCGAGGACCGCCGCCACGGCATATCCCTCCTCGTGGTGGACACCAAGTCCGAGGGCTACTCGATCGGCCGCAAGCTGGACAAGCTCGGCCTGAAGACCTCCGACACCGCCGAGCTGGCGTTCGTCGACGTCAAGGTGCCCGTCGAGAACCTCCTCGGTGAGGAGAACAAGGGCTTCTCCTACCTCGGCCACAACCTCGCCTCCGAGCGCTGGGGCATCGCCTACGGCGCCTACGCGCAGGCCAAGGCCGCCGTCCGGTTCGCCCAGCAGTACGTCCAGGAGCGCGTCGTCTTCGGCAAGCCGGTCGCGCACTTCCAGAACACCAAGTTCGAGCTGGCCGCCTGCAAGGCCGAGGTGGACGCCGCCGAGGCCGTCGCCGACCGCGCCACCGAGGCGCTGGACGCGGGCGAGCTGACCCCGGCCGAGGCCGCCAGCGCCAAGCTGTTCTGCACCGAGGTCGCGCACCGCGTGATCGACCGCTGCCTCCAGCTGCACGGCGGCTACGGCTTCATGAACGAGTACCCGATCGCCCGTCTGTACGCCGACAACCGCGTCAACCGGATCTACGGCGGCACCAGCGAGATCATGAAGTCGATCATCGCGAAGGACATGGGCCTCTAA
- a CDS encoding biliverdin-producing heme oxygenase — translation MTAAPVTMVERLRTSTRDWHDALEATPFASAMLAGTLPVERYVGQLAAYRVVLGALEGELSRLAESAASDRVWSPDLVKLPLIDRDLAYFANLGTAPSTASPSTASPRTALAPSAAAEAEAFAAEIRQRAAEADLRGLPSLLGFLYVMEGSTLGALFLHPYVTAAYHLPGRDDGTAGVAYYTSGDRDRWARFTSRMNQALTDPEAQEQVVTAARVAYRHTAAITGALSVGLSPPSPAPSPTPVR, via the coding sequence ATGACGGCGGCCCCGGTCACGATGGTCGAGCGGCTGCGGACGAGTACCCGTGACTGGCACGACGCCCTGGAGGCCACCCCGTTCGCGAGCGCGATGCTCGCCGGGACCCTGCCAGTCGAGCGGTACGTCGGCCAACTCGCCGCCTACCGGGTGGTGTTGGGAGCCCTGGAAGGGGAGCTGTCCCGGCTCGCGGAGTCGGCTGCATCTGACCGCGTATGGTCACCCGACCTCGTCAAACTCCCCCTCATCGATCGCGACCTGGCCTACTTCGCGAACCTCGGCACCGCACCGAGTACCGCGTCGCCGAGTACCGCGTCGCCACGTACTGCTCTCGCCCCCTCGGCCGCCGCCGAAGCCGAAGCGTTCGCGGCGGAGATACGGCAGCGGGCAGCCGAGGCCGACCTTCGCGGTCTCCCCTCCCTCCTCGGGTTCCTCTACGTCATGGAGGGCTCGACGCTCGGCGCCCTCTTCCTGCACCCGTACGTCACCGCCGCCTACCACCTGCCCGGAAGGGACGACGGCACAGCCGGCGTCGCCTACTACACCAGCGGTGACCGCGACCGCTGGGCCCGCTTCACCTCCCGTATGAACCAGGCCCTCACCGACCCCGAGGCGCAGGAACAGGTCGTCACGGCGGCCCGGGTCGCCTATCGGCACACCGCCGCGATCACCGGGGCCCTGTCCGTGGGCCTCAGCCCGCCATCTCCAGCCCCAAGCCCAACTCCCGTGCGATAA
- a CDS encoding carboxyl transferase domain-containing protein produces MQEAPELHSAADPASEAWRANEAAHRALVEELRGKLAAARLGGGEKARNRHTARGKLLPRERVDRLLDPGSPFLELAPLAADGMYEGQAPAAGVIAGIGRVSGRECVIVANDATVKGGTYYPMTVKKHLRAQEVALDNRLPCIYLVDSGGAFLPMQDEVFPDRDHFGRIFFNQARMSGAGIPQIAAVLGSCTAGGAYVPAMSDEAVIVRNQGTIFLGGPPLVKAATGEVVTAEELGGGDVHARVSGVTDHLAEDDAHALRIVRNIAATLPARGPLPWDVRSSVEPKVDPHGLYGAVPVDSRTPYDVREIIARVVDGSGFSEFKAEFGQTLVTGFARIHGHPVGIVANNGILFSESAQKGAHFIELCDQRGIPLLFLQNISGFMVGRDYEAGGIAKHGAKMVTAVACTRVPKLTVVVGGSYGAGNYSMCGRAYSPRFLWMWPGAKISVMGGEQAASVLATVKRDQLEARGETWPAADEDAFKDPIRAQYERQGNAYYATARLWDDGVIDPLETRQVLGLALTACANAPLGDPQFGVFRM; encoded by the coding sequence ATGCAGGAGGCACCGGAGCTCCACAGCGCGGCGGACCCCGCGTCGGAGGCCTGGCGGGCCAACGAGGCGGCTCACCGCGCGCTGGTCGAGGAACTGCGCGGAAAGCTGGCCGCGGCCCGGCTGGGCGGGGGCGAGAAGGCCCGGAACCGGCACACCGCGCGCGGGAAGCTGCTTCCCCGGGAGCGGGTCGACCGGCTCCTCGACCCCGGGTCGCCCTTCCTGGAGCTCGCTCCCCTCGCCGCCGACGGGATGTACGAGGGGCAGGCGCCCGCCGCCGGTGTCATCGCCGGGATCGGCCGGGTCAGCGGGCGTGAGTGCGTGATCGTCGCCAACGACGCCACCGTCAAGGGCGGCACGTACTACCCGATGACCGTCAAGAAGCATCTGCGCGCGCAGGAGGTCGCCCTCGACAACCGGCTTCCCTGCATCTACCTCGTGGACTCCGGGGGCGCCTTCCTGCCCATGCAGGACGAGGTCTTCCCCGACCGTGACCACTTCGGGCGGATCTTCTTCAACCAGGCGCGGATGTCCGGCGCCGGCATTCCGCAGATCGCCGCCGTGCTGGGGTCCTGCACGGCCGGCGGTGCCTACGTTCCCGCCATGAGCGACGAAGCCGTCATCGTCCGCAACCAGGGGACCATCTTCCTGGGCGGGCCTCCGCTGGTGAAGGCCGCCACGGGTGAGGTCGTCACCGCCGAGGAGCTGGGCGGAGGGGATGTCCACGCGCGCGTGTCGGGCGTCACCGACCATCTCGCCGAGGACGACGCGCACGCCCTGCGCATCGTCCGCAACATCGCCGCCACCCTTCCCGCGCGCGGGCCACTGCCCTGGGACGTCCGGTCCTCCGTCGAGCCCAAGGTCGACCCCCACGGGCTCTACGGCGCCGTGCCCGTCGACTCCCGCACCCCCTATGACGTACGGGAGATCATCGCGCGCGTGGTCGACGGTTCCGGTTTCTCGGAGTTCAAGGCCGAGTTCGGGCAGACCCTCGTCACCGGCTTCGCCCGTATCCACGGCCACCCGGTCGGGATCGTCGCCAACAACGGCATCCTGTTCTCCGAATCCGCCCAGAAGGGCGCCCACTTCATCGAGCTGTGCGACCAGCGCGGCATCCCCCTGCTGTTCCTCCAGAACATCTCCGGCTTCATGGTGGGCCGGGACTACGAGGCGGGTGGCATCGCCAAGCACGGCGCCAAGATGGTCACGGCCGTGGCCTGCACACGCGTACCCAAGCTGACGGTCGTGGTCGGCGGGTCGTACGGGGCCGGCAACTACTCGATGTGCGGCCGGGCGTATTCGCCGCGCTTCCTGTGGATGTGGCCCGGCGCCAAGATCTCGGTCATGGGCGGCGAGCAGGCCGCGTCCGTCCTCGCGACCGTCAAGCGGGACCAGTTGGAGGCCCGCGGGGAGACCTGGCCGGCGGCCGACGAGGACGCCTTCAAGGACCCGATCCGCGCGCAGTACGAGCGCCAGGGCAACGCCTACTACGCGACGGCCCGGCTCTGGGACGACGGGGTCATCGACCCGCTGGAGACCCGCCAGGTACTGGGACTCGCTCTCACCGCCTGCGCCAACGCGCCGCTGGGTGACCCCCAGTTCGGCGTCTTCCGGATGTGA
- a CDS encoding acetyl/propionyl/methylcrotonyl-CoA carboxylase subunit alpha translates to MFDTVLVANRGEIAVRVIRTLRSLGVRSVAVHSDADADARHVREADTAVRIGPAAAAESYLSVPRLLEAAARTGAQAVHPGYGFLAENAAFARACTEAGLAFIGPPADAIALMGDKIRAKETVRAAGVPVVPGSSGSGLTDAELADAAREIGMPVLLKPSAGGGGKGMRLVRDAAALGEEIAAARREARASFGDDTLLVERWVDRPRHIEIQVLADAHGDVVHLGERECSLQRRHQKLIEEAPSVLLDERTRAAMGEAAVQAARSCGYEGAGTVEFIVPGSDPSSYYFMEMNTRLQVEHPVTELVTGLDLVEWQLRVAAGEPLSFGQEEIRLTGHAVEARICAETVSVREGARGFLPSGGTVLALREPSGDGVRTDSGLSEGTEVGSLYDPMLSKVIAYGPDRATALRKLRAALAETVTLGVPTNAGFLRRLLAHPAVVAGELDTGLVEREVDSLVPDGVPEEVYEAAAAVRQEALRPKATEGGWTDPFSVPSGWRLGGTPKPPAFWLRVQDPVEYVPRGTHTVTDTQVSVVLDGVRHTFHRAADWLGRDGDAWQVRDHDPVAASLTGAAHAGADSLTAPMPGTVTVVKVAVGDEVAAGQSLLVVEAMKMEHVIAAPHAGTVAELDVTPGTTVAMDQVLAVITPVDSLPQPSAEEEK, encoded by the coding sequence ATGTTCGACACAGTCCTCGTGGCCAACCGGGGCGAGATCGCCGTACGCGTCATCCGTACGCTGCGCTCCCTCGGGGTGCGCTCGGTGGCCGTTCACTCCGACGCGGATGCCGACGCCCGGCACGTCCGGGAGGCCGACACGGCGGTACGGATCGGGCCGGCGGCAGCGGCGGAGAGCTATCTGTCCGTCCCCCGTCTCCTCGAAGCCGCCGCCCGCACCGGCGCGCAGGCGGTGCACCCCGGGTACGGCTTCCTCGCCGAGAACGCCGCCTTCGCGCGCGCGTGCACCGAGGCAGGGCTGGCGTTCATCGGCCCCCCGGCGGACGCGATCGCCCTCATGGGCGACAAGATCCGCGCCAAGGAGACGGTCCGGGCGGCCGGGGTCCCGGTGGTCCCCGGGTCGAGCGGCAGCGGCCTCACGGACGCCGAACTGGCCGACGCGGCACGGGAGATCGGCATGCCCGTGCTCCTCAAGCCGAGCGCGGGCGGCGGCGGCAAGGGTATGCGGCTGGTCAGGGACGCTGCCGCCCTGGGCGAGGAGATCGCCGCCGCGCGGCGCGAGGCCCGCGCCTCCTTCGGCGACGACACGCTCCTCGTCGAACGGTGGGTGGACCGGCCCCGGCACATCGAGATCCAGGTCCTGGCCGACGCCCATGGGGATGTGGTGCACCTGGGCGAGCGCGAGTGCTCGCTCCAGCGGCGCCACCAGAAGCTCATCGAGGAGGCGCCCAGCGTGCTCCTCGACGAGCGGACCCGGGCCGCGATGGGCGAGGCGGCGGTCCAGGCGGCGCGCTCGTGCGGGTACGAGGGCGCGGGCACGGTCGAGTTCATCGTCCCTGGCAGCGACCCGTCGTCGTACTACTTCATGGAGATGAACACCCGCCTCCAGGTCGAGCATCCGGTGACGGAGCTGGTCACCGGCCTCGACCTGGTGGAATGGCAGCTGCGGGTGGCGGCGGGCGAGCCCCTGTCCTTCGGACAGGAGGAGATCCGCCTGACCGGGCACGCCGTGGAGGCCCGTATCTGCGCGGAGACGGTCTCCGTGCGGGAGGGCGCGCGAGGGTTCCTGCCGTCCGGCGGCACCGTGCTCGCCCTGCGCGAACCCTCCGGTGACGGCGTACGCACCGACTCCGGACTGAGCGAGGGCACGGAGGTCGGTTCGCTGTACGACCCGATGCTGTCCAAGGTGATCGCGTACGGCCCCGACCGGGCGACGGCGCTCAGAAAGCTCCGGGCGGCCCTCGCGGAGACGGTCACGCTGGGCGTGCCGACGAACGCCGGTTTCCTGCGCCGCCTTCTCGCCCATCCGGCGGTCGTGGCGGGGGAGTTGGACACGGGGTTGGTGGAGCGCGAGGTCGACTCCCTCGTCCCGGACGGCGTTCCGGAGGAGGTCTACGAGGCGGCGGCGGCCGTACGACAGGAGGCGCTGCGGCCGAAGGCGACGGAGGGCGGCTGGACGGACCCCTTCTCCGTGCCGAGCGGCTGGCGGCTGGGGGGCACGCCCAAGCCGCCGGCCTTCTGGCTGCGGGTGCAGGACCCCGTGGAGTACGTCCCCCGTGGCACCCACACGGTCACCGACACCCAGGTGTCCGTGGTCCTGGACGGCGTCCGGCACACCTTCCACCGCGCCGCCGACTGGCTCGGCCGGGACGGCGACGCGTGGCAGGTGCGCGACCACGACCCGGTGGCGGCCTCGCTCACCGGCGCCGCCCACGCGGGAGCCGACTCGCTGACCGCCCCGATGCCCGGCACGGTGACGGTGGTCAAGGTGGCGGTCGGGGACGAAGTGGCCGCCGGTCAGAGCCTGTTGGTGGTCGAGGCGATGAAGATGGAGCACGTCATCGCCGCCCCGCACGCGGGCACGGTCGCCGAGCTGGACGTCACCCCGGGGACGACCGTCGCCATGGACCAGGTACTCGCCGTGATCACGCCTGTGGATTCCCTGCCACAGCCCTCGGCAGAGGAGGAGAAATGA
- a CDS encoding hydroxymethylglutaryl-CoA lyase: protein MTLPMVVPAPDLPARVRIHEVGARDGLQNEKTTVPTEVKAQFIRRLAAAGLTTIEATSFVHPRWVPQLADAEDLYPQVSDLPVRLPVLVPNERGLDRALALGARQVAVFASATESFAKANLNRTVDEALAMFEPVVSRAKAENASVRGYLSMCFGDPWEGPVPVAQVVRVCRALLDTGCDELSLGDTIGVATPGHVRRLLVELNEASVPTSALAVHFHDTYGQALANTLAALQHGVTTVDASAGGLGGCPFAKSATGNLATEDLVWMLQGLGIETGVDLGHLVATSTWMADQLGRPSPSRTVRALSHQDSEESAESQEP, encoded by the coding sequence ATGACGCTTCCCATGGTCGTGCCGGCCCCGGATCTGCCCGCGCGGGTCAGGATCCACGAGGTCGGCGCACGTGACGGGCTGCAGAACGAGAAGACGACCGTCCCGACGGAGGTGAAGGCGCAGTTCATCCGCCGCCTGGCCGCCGCGGGCCTGACGACGATCGAGGCGACCAGCTTCGTCCACCCCAGGTGGGTGCCCCAACTCGCGGACGCGGAGGATCTGTACCCGCAGGTCAGCGATCTGCCCGTACGTCTGCCGGTGCTCGTTCCGAACGAACGCGGGCTGGACCGGGCCCTGGCGCTGGGCGCACGCCAGGTCGCCGTGTTCGCCAGCGCGACGGAGTCCTTCGCGAAGGCCAACCTCAACCGGACGGTCGACGAGGCGCTGGCGATGTTCGAGCCGGTGGTGTCCCGGGCCAAGGCGGAGAACGCGTCGGTCCGCGGCTATCTCTCCATGTGCTTCGGCGACCCGTGGGAGGGCCCCGTGCCCGTCGCGCAGGTCGTCCGGGTGTGCCGGGCGCTGCTGGACACGGGCTGTGACGAACTGAGCCTGGGCGACACGATCGGGGTCGCGACGCCGGGTCATGTGCGGCGCCTGCTGGTCGAGTTGAACGAGGCCTCCGTACCGACGTCGGCCCTTGCCGTGCACTTCCACGACACCTACGGCCAGGCCCTCGCCAACACCCTGGCCGCGCTCCAGCACGGCGTCACCACCGTGGACGCCTCCGCGGGCGGCCTCGGCGGCTGCCCGTTCGCCAAGTCGGCGACCGGCAACCTGGCCACCGAGGACCTGGTGTGGATGCTCCAGGGCCTCGGCATCGAGACCGGAGTCGACCTCGGCCACCTCGTCGCCACGAGCACGTGGATGGCCGACCAGCTCGGCCGCCCGAGCCCGTCCCGCACCGTACGAGCCCTTTCCCACCAGGATTCCGAGGAATCCGCGGAATCCCAGGAGCCGTGA
- a CDS encoding SACE_7040 family transcriptional regulator, which yields MATRTDAPTRREQILKEAARLFAERGFHGVGVDEIGAAVGISGPGLYRHFPGKDAMLAELLVGISGQLLTGGKRRVAEAGGDPEALLDSLIEGHIDFALDDRPLITLHDRELDRLRDSDRKLVRQLQRQYVELWVEVVREVYPELPEPAARSAVHSVFGLLNSTPHLGRPGGLPGRAVTAGLLHRMARGAFGAAGE from the coding sequence ATGGCCACGAGAACCGACGCCCCGACCCGCCGCGAACAGATCCTCAAGGAGGCCGCGAGGCTCTTCGCCGAGCGCGGTTTCCACGGTGTGGGTGTGGACGAGATAGGGGCGGCCGTGGGCATCAGCGGCCCCGGCCTGTACCGCCACTTCCCGGGCAAGGACGCGATGCTCGCCGAGCTGCTGGTGGGTATCAGCGGCCAGCTTCTGACCGGCGGCAAGCGGCGGGTCGCGGAGGCCGGCGGGGACCCCGAGGCGCTCCTCGACTCCCTCATCGAGGGTCACATCGACTTCGCCCTCGACGACCGCCCCCTGATCACCCTCCACGACCGCGAACTGGACCGCCTGCGCGACAGCGACCGCAAGCTGGTGCGCCAGCTTCAGCGGCAGTACGTCGAGCTGTGGGTGGAGGTGGTGCGCGAGGTGTACCCGGAGCTGCCCGAACCGGCTGCCCGCTCGGCCGTCCACTCGGTCTTCGGCCTGCTGAACTCGACCCCCCACCTGGGCCGCCCGGGCGGCCTCCCGGGCCGGGCCGTCACGGCCGGCCTGCTGCACCGAATGGCGCGCGGCGCGTTCGGCGCGGCGGGGGAGTGA
- a CDS encoding acyl-CoA dehydrogenase family protein, translating to MDHKLSPELEELRRTVEAFAHDVVAPKIGDFYERHEFPYEIVREMGRMGLFGLPFPEEYGGMGGDYLALGIALEELARVDSSVAITLEAGVSLGAMPIHLFGTEAQKREWLPRLCAGEILGAFGLTEPDGGSDAGATRTTARLDPDTDEWVINGTKCFITNSGTDITGFVTVTAVTGRKPDGRPLISAILVPSGTPGFTVAAPYSKVGWNASDTRELSFADVRVPAANLIGEQGRGYAQFLRILDEGRVAIAALATGLAQGCVDESVKYAKERQAFGRPIGANQAIQFKIADMEMKAHTSRLAWRDAASRLVTGEPFKKEAALAKLYSSTIAVDNARDATQIHGGYGFMNEYPVARMWRDSKILEIGEGTSEVQRMLIARELGLGLEMAG from the coding sequence ATGGACCACAAGCTCTCTCCCGAACTGGAAGAACTGCGCCGTACGGTCGAGGCGTTCGCGCACGACGTCGTGGCCCCGAAGATCGGCGACTTCTACGAGCGGCACGAGTTCCCGTACGAGATCGTCCGCGAGATGGGCAGGATGGGCCTGTTCGGACTGCCGTTCCCCGAGGAGTACGGCGGAATGGGCGGCGACTATCTGGCGCTGGGCATCGCGCTGGAGGAGCTGGCGCGGGTCGACTCGTCGGTGGCGATCACCCTGGAGGCCGGGGTCTCGCTGGGCGCGATGCCCATCCACCTGTTCGGCACCGAGGCGCAGAAGCGCGAGTGGCTCCCGCGCCTGTGCGCCGGCGAGATCCTGGGCGCGTTCGGCCTGACGGAACCGGACGGCGGCTCGGACGCGGGTGCGACCCGGACGACGGCACGCCTGGACCCGGACACCGATGAATGGGTGATCAACGGTACGAAGTGCTTCATCACCAACTCCGGCACGGACATCACGGGCTTCGTGACGGTGACGGCGGTGACGGGCCGCAAGCCGGACGGCAGGCCGCTCATCTCCGCGATCCTGGTCCCGTCGGGCACGCCGGGCTTCACGGTCGCGGCGCCGTACTCGAAGGTCGGCTGGAACGCCTCGGACACCCGCGAGCTGTCCTTCGCGGACGTACGGGTCCCGGCCGCGAACCTGATCGGCGAGCAGGGGCGCGGCTACGCCCAGTTCCTGCGCATCCTCGACGAGGGGCGCGTCGCGATCGCGGCGCTGGCGACCGGACTCGCCCAGGGCTGCGTGGACGAGTCCGTGAAGTACGCCAAGGAACGGCAGGCGTTCGGGCGCCCGATCGGCGCCAACCAGGCGATCCAGTTCAAGATCGCGGACATGGAGATGAAGGCCCACACGTCCCGCCTGGCCTGGCGGGACGCGGCCTCCCGTCTGGTCACGGGCGAGCCCTTCAAGAAGGAAGCGGCCCTGGCCAAGCTGTACTCGTCCACGATCGCCGTGGACAACGCCCGCGACGCTACCCAGATCCACGGCGGCTACGGCTTCATGAACGAGTACCCGGTGGCCCGGATGTGGCGCGACTCCAAGATCCTGGAGATCGGGGAGGGCACGAGCGAGGTCCAACGGATGCTTATCGCACGGGAGTTGGGCTTGGGGCTGGAGATGGCGGGCTGA